A DNA window from Pseudoalteromonas spongiae UST010723-006 contains the following coding sequences:
- a CDS encoding ABC transporter substrate-binding protein: MRERCNTTTQTDKKRSNLPKLLELLRTNCSKVSAIFACTLLAACTFEEQKTINGLVYCSEANPVAFNPQLTTTGSTIDIISHQLYNRLLSIDPTSGEFIPELATSWSLQDGGKKVVFNLRQDVAFHQTDYFTPSRSLNADDVVFTFTRLFDVYNPYHFVGGGNYPYFQSIGLDQSFRSVTKTGEYQVTFELFSPDSSFLSNMATDFAIVLSKEYADMLSKNESLEDIDRLPIGTGPYKYKRFKRDAFVRFYRNEDYWKSDVAIEQLVFDITSDSNTRIAKALTGECDIAAHPSSAHIEVLNNREDIAVEKLANLNVGYLAFNTQKAPFDKVEVRRAISHAIDKQKILQAVYFNNADMAQSILPPESWAYQAQPNYPSYNLELAKSLLETAGYKDGFTMDLWAMPVSRIYNPNARKMAELIQSELKQIGIKVNIIEYEWNTFLERLTLHQHDSVLIGWAADSPEPDNFLNPILSCASVFSGKNPSNWCNAEFDLLLTKAHDTEDIEARKEIYFAAQQMVAQELPLLPIAHGLRLQAKSTHITGVEVPPFGGISLANARKAQ; the protein is encoded by the coding sequence ATGCGCGAACGTTGTAACACAACAACACAAACGGATAAAAAAAGAAGTAACTTGCCAAAATTACTCGAATTACTTCGTACTAACTGCTCAAAGGTGTCGGCTATTTTCGCATGCACCTTGCTTGCTGCGTGCACCTTTGAAGAGCAAAAGACCATTAATGGCTTAGTGTACTGCTCGGAAGCAAACCCGGTGGCATTTAATCCACAGTTGACCACCACAGGGTCAACCATCGACATTATCTCTCATCAACTCTATAACCGTTTGTTATCAATCGACCCAACCAGTGGTGAATTTATACCAGAATTAGCAACCAGTTGGTCATTGCAAGATGGTGGCAAAAAAGTGGTGTTTAATTTGCGCCAAGATGTGGCGTTTCATCAAACCGATTACTTTACACCAAGCCGCTCACTTAACGCAGACGATGTGGTGTTTACATTTACCCGCTTATTTGATGTTTATAACCCTTACCATTTTGTCGGCGGTGGTAATTATCCGTATTTCCAAAGTATTGGTTTAGATCAGTCTTTTCGCTCAGTGACTAAAACAGGCGAGTACCAAGTTACATTTGAGTTGTTTAGCCCAGATAGCAGCTTTTTATCCAACATGGCCACCGATTTTGCCATTGTGCTATCAAAAGAATATGCCGATATGCTAAGTAAAAATGAGTCTTTGGAAGATATCGACCGCTTACCTATAGGCACAGGCCCTTATAAATATAAACGTTTTAAACGAGATGCTTTTGTGCGCTTTTATCGCAATGAAGATTACTGGAAAAGTGATGTGGCGATTGAGCAATTGGTTTTTGATATTACATCAGACTCCAACACCCGCATCGCTAAGGCACTTACTGGCGAGTGTGATATTGCTGCTCACCCAAGTAGCGCACACATCGAAGTTTTAAATAACCGTGAAGACATTGCCGTTGAAAAGCTGGCAAATTTAAATGTGGGCTATTTAGCCTTTAATACGCAAAAAGCACCATTTGATAAAGTTGAAGTACGCCGCGCAATTTCTCACGCCATCGACAAACAGAAAATACTGCAAGCGGTCTATTTTAATAACGCAGATATGGCACAATCTATTTTGCCGCCAGAATCTTGGGCCTACCAAGCCCAACCAAACTACCCTAGCTATAACTTAGAGCTAGCAAAATCATTACTTGAAACCGCAGGTTATAAAGATGGCTTCACCATGGATCTGTGGGCGATGCCTGTAAGCCGTATTTATAATCCTAACGCCCGAAAAATGGCCGAGCTTATTCAAAGCGAATTAAAGCAAATTGGCATAAAAGTGAATATTATTGAGTACGAGTGGAACACGTTCCTTGAGCGATTAACCCTGCATCAACACGATTCGGTTTTAATTGGCTGGGCAGCTGACTCGCCAGAACCCGATAACTTTTTAAACCCAATTTTAAGCTGTGCATCAGTATTTAGCGGTAAGAACCCTTCTAATTGGTGTAACGCTGAGTTTGATTTACTGCTAACAAAAGCCCACGACACAGAAGATATTGAGGCGAGAAAAGAAATTTACTTTGCTGCGCAACAAATGGTTGCTCAGGAATTACCTTTACTGCCAATTGCCCATGGACTGCGCCTTCAAGCTAAATCAACACACATCACAGGTGTTGAAGTACCGCCATTTGGTGGTATTTCGCTCGCTAATGCGAGGAAAGCACAATGA
- a CDS encoding ABC transporter permease, with protein sequence MLRDYLARRLTLFFFMLLLLSAFTFSLAYLFPGEAISNLSGVQTPTPMERDALSQKYALDKSYIAQYGKFISNIFHGDWGTSFSSGQPVFEHIKELFPATIELAFYALIVSIIIGVPAGILSAAYHKRLPDYTINSFALIGISTPIFWLALILIMVFCLQLGWLPMSGRVGLLYEIPDTTGFILIDIALSDIDYKQQAFIDAFKHLTLPTLVLATYPTSVLTRFTKDSTLTVLDKPYIKTARAKGLTRYEIITRHALKNALLPIIKQIGLQFSTLITLAMITEVIFSWPGVGQWLINSIYQRDYPAISGGLLTVSLFVIIANIAADILHNLLDPVSRNQSHGKV encoded by the coding sequence ATGTTACGTGACTACCTTGCGAGAAGGCTAACGCTATTCTTCTTTATGCTGCTGTTATTAAGCGCATTTACGTTTTCATTGGCGTATTTGTTTCCAGGTGAAGCGATTTCCAATTTAAGTGGTGTGCAAACACCCACACCAATGGAACGCGATGCGCTGAGCCAAAAATATGCCCTAGATAAAAGTTATATTGCGCAGTATGGCAAGTTTATTTCTAATATTTTTCATGGTGATTGGGGTACGTCTTTTTCATCCGGACAGCCGGTTTTTGAGCATATTAAAGAGCTTTTCCCAGCAACGATAGAGCTTGCATTTTATGCCCTTATTGTGTCGATTATTATTGGTGTTCCGGCGGGAATTTTGTCGGCGGCGTATCACAAACGACTACCCGACTACACGATCAATTCATTTGCACTGATAGGTATTTCGACCCCGATATTCTGGCTGGCGCTTATTTTAATCATGGTGTTTTGCTTACAGCTAGGTTGGCTGCCAATGAGTGGCCGTGTCGGCTTACTGTATGAAATTCCTGATACAACTGGGTTTATTTTGATTGATATTGCTCTTAGCGATATCGATTATAAACAACAGGCATTTATTGATGCATTTAAACACTTAACGCTACCAACTTTAGTGCTCGCAACTTATCCAACCAGCGTACTCACGCGCTTTACCAAAGACTCTACGCTCACTGTATTAGATAAACCGTATATTAAAACTGCACGCGCTAAAGGGTTGACTCGATATGAAATTATCACCCGCCATGCGCTGAAAAATGCCCTACTACCAATTATTAAACAAATTGGTTTGCAGTTTAGTACACTGATTACGCTTGCGATGATCACTGAGGTTATTTTCTCATGGCCAGGCGTTGGGCAATGGCTGATTAATAGTATTTATCAGCGCGATTACCCAGCAATTTCAGGTGGCTTGTTAACCGTATCGTTATTTGTGATTATCGCGAATATTGCGGCAGACATTTTACACAACCTATTAGACCCAGTTTCGAGAAATCAAAGTCATGGCAAAGTTTAA
- a CDS encoding ABC transporter permease subunit: MAKFKLFTEDSNKSPLRHLWRNFKSNHLALLGLWVFLFLTVLAMFAPLIAPYGINEQHNNSLILPPSWDDQGSVNFLLGTDGLGRDLLSRLMNGATMTFGLAIITALLTTLFGVILGILAALTKGWRSSVLNHLLDVTLAIPSLLLAIIIVAILGPGLMNTVWAIILSLLPQYIHSIRNIVSQEISKDYVIAHRLDGASKWRILLKGILPNIYEQIVLIFTMSLSTAILDIAALGFLQLGAQPPTAEWGAILAENLSLIYLAPWTVALPGFLLFITILSTNLVGDGLRQALQKRKAS; the protein is encoded by the coding sequence ATGGCAAAGTTTAAGTTATTTACCGAAGACTCAAACAAGTCGCCATTACGCCATTTGTGGCGTAACTTTAAGTCGAATCACCTTGCATTATTGGGCCTTTGGGTGTTTTTGTTTTTAACGGTACTTGCCATGTTTGCGCCGCTTATTGCACCTTATGGTATCAACGAGCAGCATAATAATTCGCTTATTTTACCGCCATCTTGGGATGATCAAGGTAGCGTAAACTTTTTACTTGGAACCGATGGCCTCGGGCGTGATTTGCTTTCACGCTTAATGAACGGTGCCACTATGACCTTTGGTCTTGCCATCATCACGGCATTATTAACAACTCTTTTTGGTGTCATTTTAGGCATTTTAGCAGCACTTACTAAAGGCTGGCGTTCTTCGGTTTTAAATCACCTACTTGATGTAACGCTGGCGATCCCAAGTTTACTGTTGGCAATTATTATTGTGGCAATTCTTGGTCCTGGCTTAATGAACACAGTGTGGGCAATTATTCTGTCACTGTTACCGCAATACATTCACTCAATCCGAAATATTGTTAGCCAAGAAATAAGCAAAGATTATGTGATAGCTCACCGCCTTGACGGTGCGAGTAAATGGCGTATTTTATTAAAAGGTATTTTGCCTAATATCTACGAGCAAATTGTATTAATTTTTACCATGTCGTTATCGACTGCCATACTGGATATCGCAGCACTTGGCTTTTTGCAATTAGGCGCTCAACCGCCTACTGCTGAATGGGGCGCAATTTTGGCAGAAAACTTAAGTTTAATTTATCTTGCCCCATGGACAGTAGCCCTGCCCGGCTTCTTGCTATTTATTACTATTTTATCTACTAACCTAGTTGGTGATGGTTTGCGCCAAGCACTGCAAAAACGTAAGGCCAGCTAA
- a CDS encoding oligopeptide/dipeptide ABC transporter ATP-binding protein → MQLLDIRNLTIELDTGETVIRAVDRVSISLKEGEVHALVGESGSGKSLIAKALMGVLNARWRITADRMHWRGIDLMRLSGEKRRQLIGNEIAMIYQEPSSCLDPTAKIYDQLIESIPRDKINGHFFQKRLLLKKRAKALLHKVGIKEHEHVFDSYPHELSEGICQKVMIAMAIARSPKLLIADEPTTALESTTRAQIFRLLRSLNQLKSMSILMISHELSELSDWTHGLHVLYCGQMVEAGRTKTLFTKPKHPYTQALLKSLPEYNQSLAHKAPLYALKGTIPTLQHLPIGCRLGPRCPQAQRECVATPPVSDSHGHTYACHFPLNQDKEKC, encoded by the coding sequence ATGCAATTGCTTGATATTCGTAACTTAACGATAGAGTTAGATACCGGCGAAACGGTGATCCGCGCGGTGGACCGCGTTAGCATTAGCTTAAAAGAAGGTGAAGTGCATGCCCTTGTTGGTGAATCTGGCTCGGGCAAAAGTTTAATCGCCAAAGCATTAATGGGCGTATTAAATGCGCGCTGGCGTATCACAGCCGACCGCATGCATTGGCGTGGCATTGATTTAATGCGACTAAGTGGTGAAAAACGTCGCCAGTTAATCGGCAATGAAATCGCGATGATCTACCAAGAACCTAGTAGTTGCCTTGATCCCACAGCGAAAATCTACGATCAGCTGATTGAAAGTATTCCGCGCGATAAAATTAACGGTCATTTTTTTCAAAAGCGCTTATTGTTAAAAAAACGCGCAAAGGCATTACTACACAAAGTCGGCATTAAAGAGCATGAACACGTATTTGACAGCTATCCCCATGAACTTTCTGAAGGTATTTGTCAAAAAGTGATGATTGCAATGGCAATTGCACGCTCACCAAAATTACTGATTGCCGATGAGCCGACAACAGCGCTTGAGAGCACAACACGTGCACAAATTTTTCGTTTGCTACGCAGTTTAAATCAGCTCAAAAGCATGTCTATTTTGATGATCAGTCACGAATTATCTGAGCTAAGTGATTGGACTCATGGCTTACACGTTTTATATTGTGGGCAAATGGTAGAAGCTGGACGTACTAAAACATTATTTACCAAGCCAAAACACCCTTACACACAAGCGTTACTTAAAAGTTTGCCTGAATATAACCAAAGCTTAGCTCATAAAGCACCGCTGTACGCGCTCAAAGGCACAATCCCGACCTTGCAGCACCTTCCTATAGGTTGCCGACTTGGACCACGCTGTCCGCAAGCTCAGCGAGAATGTGTGGCAACACCTCCGGTGTCAGATAGCCATGGTCACACCTATGCCTGTCACTTTCCGCTTAATCAAGACAAGGAAAAGTGCTAA
- a CDS encoding ATP-binding cassette domain-containing protein, with protein MEPILKVQALHKHFNVRAGLFRSKQFNAVSDVSFCLGKGETLAIIGETGSGKSTLGKILAGAETASSGQILLDGQIIEDGGKRVENSKDIRLIFQDPMKSLNPSNTIGSILGEILVLNTDLDKQQRRERINQTLLNVGLLAEHRNYYAHMFSGGQIQRVALARAIILDPKILVLDEALSSLDPSVRAQTVNLLLRLQRETGLSYILITNHLSLVKHMSDSLLLLHKGKVVEYGETHQVFAKPQTKLAERMLAN; from the coding sequence ATGGAACCTATTCTTAAGGTACAAGCACTGCACAAACACTTTAATGTGCGCGCAGGGCTTTTTAGAAGTAAGCAGTTTAATGCGGTCTCTGATGTATCGTTTTGCTTAGGCAAAGGTGAAACCCTCGCCATCATTGGTGAAACAGGTTCAGGTAAAAGTACATTAGGCAAAATTTTAGCGGGCGCTGAAACCGCAAGCTCAGGACAAATTCTACTAGATGGCCAAATCATTGAAGATGGCGGAAAACGTGTAGAAAACAGTAAAGATATTCGCCTAATTTTCCAAGATCCCATGAAAAGCTTAAACCCAAGTAATACCATTGGTAGCATCTTGGGCGAAATTTTAGTGCTAAATACCGACTTAGATAAACAGCAGCGCAGAGAACGCATTAACCAAACGCTTTTGAACGTAGGTTTACTTGCCGAACACCGCAATTACTACGCGCATATGTTCTCTGGCGGCCAAATTCAGCGTGTCGCGCTTGCTCGGGCAATTATTCTCGACCCTAAAATCTTAGTGTTAGATGAAGCACTGTCCTCACTCGACCCGTCAGTACGGGCGCAAACGGTAAACCTTTTGTTGCGATTACAACGCGAAACAGGGTTAAGCTATATTCTTATCACTAACCACTTAAGCTTAGTAAAGCATATGAGTGACAGCTTGTTACTGCTTCATAAAGGCAAGGTGGTTGAGTATGGCGAAACACATCAAGTCTTTGCCAAGCCACAAACTAAGTTGGCTGAACGCATGCTCGCTAACTAA
- a CDS encoding SurA N-terminal domain-containing protein, with protein sequence MLERIREGSQGATAKVILTLVILSFALAGIGSYLGQPTETPVATVNGKEISQMSFARAYENERSRLEQQFGEYFSQIASDPAYVARMRENVMQRLVQQELQMQLAQELGLRVSDEAIKKEIRNIPAFQVAGQFNNDRYLQVIRQMNYQPDGFRDYLRKEMTLNQLATALIATDFTLDNELESAVKLQNQLRDIETVTLSAANFKSDVAVSEDEIKEYYQLNQNQFMAPEMVALEYIELKGSELPLEEAVTDAEVAANYEENKALYMEPERRRVAHILVENLEDDAAAQAKAEEILAELQNGADFAKLAEEKSDDLVSAELGGDLDWIDRDMMDPEFETAAFALESVGDISEIVKTEFGYHIIKLTDYEPEQVKELAEVSADIKAQLELDKRLNQFYEVQTRVADLAFEVADSLADAAEVAGVEVKSTELFSRNNAPAPLNNPNVLNTAFSVEILEDGVNSELIEIADEHIVFIRAKEHKAAAVKPLEEVTAGIQLTLENQKASELAKSKAQELFASLQAGTALSEIATQANSEVVATEAVTRQSFAPSYEVVQAAFKMPTPSDAQSAELVTLGNGDVSLVVLNKVYDAPAAEINDQLRDGIARQQMNKHYESFIEALKDDAEVKTAAVETQEPNL encoded by the coding sequence ATGCTAGAGAGAATTAGAGAAGGCTCACAAGGTGCTACGGCAAAAGTCATTTTAACCTTAGTGATTTTATCATTTGCTCTTGCCGGTATTGGTAGTTATTTAGGTCAACCTACGGAAACGCCTGTTGCAACTGTCAATGGCAAGGAAATTAGCCAGATGAGCTTTGCTCGTGCTTACGAGAATGAACGCAGTCGTCTAGAGCAGCAATTTGGTGAATATTTTTCACAAATCGCGTCAGACCCTGCATATGTTGCACGTATGCGTGAAAACGTAATGCAACGCCTAGTACAACAAGAACTACAAATGCAACTTGCACAAGAACTAGGCCTGCGTGTAAGCGACGAAGCAATCAAAAAAGAAATCCGCAATATTCCAGCATTTCAAGTTGCTGGTCAGTTTAATAATGATCGCTACCTTCAAGTAATTCGCCAAATGAACTATCAGCCAGATGGTTTCCGTGATTACTTACGTAAAGAAATGACGCTAAACCAATTAGCGACAGCGTTAATTGCAACTGACTTCACGTTAGATAATGAGCTTGAGAGCGCGGTAAAACTACAAAACCAATTACGTGATATTGAAACTGTGACGTTAAGCGCTGCAAACTTCAAATCAGACGTAGCGGTTTCAGAAGACGAAATTAAAGAATACTATCAGCTTAATCAAAACCAGTTTATGGCTCCTGAAATGGTGGCATTAGAGTACATTGAGTTAAAAGGTTCAGAGCTACCACTTGAAGAGGCGGTAACAGACGCTGAAGTAGCAGCTAATTACGAAGAAAACAAGGCACTATACATGGAGCCTGAGCGTCGTCGTGTGGCACATATTCTTGTTGAGAACTTAGAAGACGATGCAGCTGCTCAAGCAAAAGCGGAAGAAATTTTAGCTGAGTTACAAAACGGTGCTGATTTTGCAAAGCTAGCTGAAGAAAAGTCAGATGATTTAGTTAGTGCAGAGCTAGGTGGTGATCTTGATTGGATCGACCGCGATATGATGGACCCTGAGTTTGAAACAGCAGCGTTCGCGCTTGAAAGCGTAGGCGATATTTCTGAAATCGTAAAAACAGAATTCGGTTACCACATCATTAAACTAACAGATTACGAGCCAGAGCAAGTAAAAGAACTTGCTGAAGTATCTGCAGATATCAAAGCGCAGTTAGAACTTGATAAACGTTTAAATCAATTTTATGAAGTACAAACACGTGTTGCAGATCTTGCATTTGAAGTTGCAGATAGCTTAGCAGATGCAGCAGAAGTTGCAGGTGTTGAAGTTAAGAGCACTGAGTTATTCTCTCGTAATAACGCACCAGCGCCACTTAACAACCCTAATGTGTTAAATACAGCATTTTCGGTAGAGATTTTAGAAGATGGTGTTAACTCTGAGCTGATTGAAATTGCTGATGAACACATTGTGTTTATTCGTGCAAAAGAGCATAAAGCGGCAGCGGTAAAACCACTTGAAGAAGTAACTGCGGGTATTCAGCTAACACTTGAGAACCAAAAAGCGAGCGAACTTGCAAAATCTAAAGCACAAGAGCTATTCGCAAGCCTACAAGCAGGTACTGCACTTAGCGAAATCGCAACACAAGCAAATTCTGAAGTGGTTGCGACTGAAGCGGTAACGCGCCAGTCGTTTGCACCATCGTATGAAGTAGTTCAAGCAGCATTTAAAATGCCAACACCAAGTGATGCGCAAAGTGCTGAGTTAGTGACGCTTGGTAACGGTGATGTTAGCTTAGTTGTGTTAAATAAAGTGTATGACGCGCCAGCGGCAGAAATTAACGACCAACTACGTGATGGCATTGCACGCCAGCAAATGAATAAACACTATGAGAGCTTTATCGAAGCGTTAAAAGACGATGCTGAAGTGAAAACAGCAGCAGTTGAAACGCAAGAGCCAAACTTATAA
- the hupB gene encoding nucleoid-associated protein HU-beta — MNKSQLVDQIATDADISKAAAGRALDSFIESVTGALKDGDSVALVGFGTFSVRERAARTGRNPQTGESIEIAAANIPSFKAGKALKDAVN, encoded by the coding sequence GTGAACAAGTCTCAACTAGTTGATCAAATCGCAACAGATGCAGATATTTCTAAAGCAGCGGCAGGCCGTGCGTTAGATTCATTTATCGAATCAGTAACAGGTGCACTAAAAGACGGTGATTCTGTTGCATTAGTAGGTTTTGGTACTTTCTCAGTACGTGAGCGTGCTGCTCGTACAGGTCGTAACCCACAAACTGGTGAATCAATTGAGATTGCTGCTGCAAATATTCCATCTTTTAAAGCGGGTAAAGCGCTAAAAGACGCAGTAAACTAA
- the lon gene encoding endopeptidase La has protein sequence MTLERTDTIEIPVLALRDVVVYPHMVIPLFVGREKSIKCLEAAMDNDKQVLLVAQKDSNIDEPEASDIYEVGTVATILQLLKLPDGTVKVLVEGTQRAVVKEFVSTDEFFVATAEFLESTEIPEAEQDVFMRSAVSQFEGYVKLNKKIAPEVLSSVQGIEETARLADTMAAHMPLKVSEKQKALEYADVKERLEFLMALMEGEIDLLQVEKKIRSRVKKQMEKSQREYYLNEQMKAIQKELGDMDDVPDEFEGLTKKIEEAAMPAEAEEKTKSELNKLKMMSPMSAEATVVRTYIDTMIGVPWKKRSKVKKDLAKAEEILDADHYGLDKVKERIIEYLAVQHRTNKLKGPILCLVGPPGVGKTSLGQSIARSTGRKYVRMALGGVRDEAEIRGHRRTYIGSMPGKIVQNMSKVGVKNPLFLLDEIDKMSSDMRGDPSSALLEVLDPEQNTSFNDHYLEVDYDLSDVMFVATSNSFNIPGPLLDRMEVIRLSGYTEDEKLNISIRHLIPKQIKRNGLKESEISIEDSAIIGIIRYYTREAGVRSLEREISKLCRKAVKSILLDKSLKQVVINEDNLEDYLGVKRHDYGKAEDSNKVGQVTGLAWTEVGGDLLTIECASMAGKGKLNYTGSLGDVMQESIQAAMTVVRSRAEALRINEDFYEKRDIHVHVPEGATPKDGPSAGIAMVTGLVSSLTGNPVRSEVAMTGEITLRGEVLPIGGLKEKLLAAHRGGIKTVIIPKENERDLKEIPENVMEGLSIHPVKRIEEVLELALAEPIASFSIETAKN, from the coding sequence ATGACCCTTGAACGTACCGATACGATTGAAATTCCAGTTCTCGCACTACGCGATGTAGTTGTGTATCCACACATGGTTATTCCGCTCTTTGTTGGCCGTGAAAAGTCAATAAAATGCTTAGAAGCCGCAATGGATAACGATAAGCAAGTGTTGCTTGTTGCACAAAAAGACTCAAATATTGATGAGCCAGAAGCGTCAGATATTTATGAAGTAGGCACAGTTGCCACTATTTTACAGTTATTAAAACTGCCGGACGGTACAGTAAAAGTACTTGTTGAAGGTACGCAACGTGCTGTAGTAAAAGAATTTGTAAGCACTGATGAGTTTTTTGTTGCGACAGCTGAGTTTTTAGAATCAACTGAAATCCCAGAAGCTGAGCAAGATGTATTTATGCGCAGCGCTGTAAGCCAGTTTGAAGGCTACGTTAAGCTAAACAAAAAGATTGCGCCAGAAGTATTGAGCTCAGTGCAAGGCATTGAAGAAACAGCGCGCCTAGCTGATACCATGGCTGCACATATGCCGCTTAAAGTTTCTGAAAAGCAAAAAGCGCTCGAATATGCAGATGTAAAAGAGCGTTTAGAGTTTTTAATGGCGTTGATGGAAGGCGAAATTGACTTATTGCAAGTTGAGAAGAAGATTCGTTCACGCGTTAAAAAGCAAATGGAAAAAAGCCAGCGTGAGTATTACCTCAATGAGCAGATGAAAGCGATTCAAAAAGAATTAGGTGACATGGATGATGTACCTGATGAGTTTGAAGGCTTAACCAAAAAAATTGAAGAAGCGGCAATGCCGGCAGAAGCAGAAGAAAAGACCAAGTCTGAGCTAAATAAGCTGAAGATGATGTCACCAATGTCTGCTGAGGCGACAGTGGTACGCACTTATATCGATACTATGATCGGTGTACCTTGGAAAAAACGCTCTAAGGTGAAAAAAGATCTTGCAAAAGCAGAAGAGATTTTAGATGCCGATCACTATGGCCTTGATAAAGTGAAAGAACGCATTATTGAGTATCTTGCAGTTCAACACCGCACCAATAAGCTAAAAGGCCCAATTTTATGTCTAGTAGGTCCTCCTGGTGTTGGTAAAACGTCACTAGGCCAATCAATTGCTCGCTCAACAGGCCGTAAGTACGTGCGTATGGCACTCGGTGGCGTGCGTGACGAAGCTGAAATTCGCGGTCACCGCCGTACTTATATTGGCTCTATGCCGGGTAAAATCGTACAGAATATGTCGAAAGTAGGCGTTAAAAACCCGTTATTCCTATTAGATGAAATTGATAAGATGTCATCTGATATGCGTGGTGATCCGTCATCAGCATTATTAGAAGTACTTGATCCTGAACAAAATACGAGCTTTAACGACCATTACTTAGAAGTTGACTACGATTTAAGCGATGTTATGTTTGTGGCAACGTCAAACAGCTTCAATATTCCAGGTCCACTACTGGATCGTATGGAAGTTATTCGTCTTTCTGGTTACACCGAAGATGAAAAGCTGAATATCTCGATTCGTCATTTAATTCCAAAGCAAATAAAGCGCAATGGATTAAAAGAGTCTGAAATATCAATTGAAGATAGCGCAATTATCGGCATTATTCGTTACTACACCCGTGAAGCGGGTGTGCGTAGCTTAGAGCGCGAAATTTCAAAGCTGTGTCGTAAGGCAGTTAAGAGCATCTTACTTGATAAGTCGCTGAAACAAGTCGTAATCAATGAAGACAACCTTGAAGACTATCTCGGCGTTAAGCGTCATGATTACGGCAAAGCGGAAGATAGCAATAAAGTTGGCCAGGTAACCGGTCTCGCGTGGACTGAAGTAGGCGGTGATTTGCTGACTATCGAATGTGCGTCAATGGCGGGTAAAGGTAAGCTTAACTACACAGGTTCACTTGGCGATGTAATGCAAGAGTCGATTCAAGCGGCAATGACAGTAGTACGTAGCCGTGCAGAAGCGCTGCGCATTAATGAAGATTTCTACGAAAAACGCGATATTCACGTTCACGTACCAGAAGGTGCGACACCAAAAGATGGCCCAAGTGCGGGTATTGCAATGGTGACAGGACTTGTATCGAGCTTAACGGGCAATCCAGTGCGCTCAGAAGTGGCGATGACAGGTGAAATCACCTTACGCGGTGAAGTATTGCCAATTGGCGGCTTAAAAGAAAAGCTGTTGGCGGCACACCGTGGTGGCATTAAGACCGTGATTATTCCAAAAGAGAATGAGCGCGACTTAAAAGAGATCCCAGAAAACGTAATGGAAGGGCTTTCTATCCACCCTGTTAAGCGAATTGAAGAGGTACTTGAACTCGCTTTAGCCGAGCCAATTGCTAGTTTTTCAATCGAAACGGCAAAAAATTAA